The window GGCACCGAGGTGGCGGCGCACTGCGTGAGCGCCACCGACCTGCTGGTCCGCCGGCATCCCCGACTGGCCGGCCAGCAGGTGCGCTGGCTGCTGCTCGACCTGGCCGACCGGGTGCTGCCCGAGCTGGACCAGCGGATGTCGGTCACCGCGCAGAAGGTCCTCGACGCGCGGGGTGTCGAGACCCGGTTCGGCACCTCGGTCCGCGAGGCGACCAGCGACGGCGTGCATCTGTCCGACGGGGAGTTCATCCCGACCCGGTCGTTGATCTGGTGTGTCGGGGTGCGACCCGACCCGGTGGTGGACGATCTGGGACTGACCACTCTGAAGGGCCGGCTGGTGGTCGACGAGTTCCTCGCCGTACCGCAGCATCCGGAGGTGTACGCGTGCGGTGACGCCGCCGCGGTGCCCGACCCGAACCGGCCGGGCGAGGTCACCCCGATGACCGCCCAGCACGCCGTCCGGCAGGGCAAGCTGGCCGCACAGAACGTCGCCGCGTCGTACGGGCACGGCTCGTTCCGCCCGTACCGGCACAAGGATCTCGGGTTCGTGGTCGACCTCGGCGGCGCGCAGGCGGCGGCGAACCCGCTGCACGTGCCGATCTCCGGCCCGCTGGCGAAGGCGGTGACCCGGGGCTACCACCTGGCGTCGATCCCGGGCAACCGGATCCGGGTGGCGGCCGACTGGACGTTGGAGTCGTTGCTGTCGCGCCAGGGCGTGCAGCTCGGTCTGGTGCCGCCGGCGGCGGTGCCGCTGGACACCGCGTCGCCGGAGCTGGTGCACCCGGTCGGCCGCTGACCGGGTGCAGATCTGTCACCCGAACCGCAGGTGGGGTCGGCGGCGCAGCCGTACCCCGGTGGCGATCGCGACCAGGGCGACCATCGTGACCGCGACGACCGCGCCGTGCAGCAGCCCTCGGCCGAGGTAGCCGCTGTCGGTGTGGTCGATCGCGTAGGTGGCGATCTCCCGGCTGAACCAGAACGGCAGTGCCCGTGCGGCCGGGCTGGCCGGGTCCATCACCATCTGCAGCCCGACGATGGTCAGCAAAGCTTGGTGACGTCCTGCACGTCGAGCCGGACCGGGCCCGG is drawn from Micromonospora sp. Llam0 and contains these coding sequences:
- a CDS encoding NAD(P)/FAD-dependent oxidoreductase translates to MKRPRIVIAGAGFAGYQAARTLSRLARGSAEIVLINPTDYFLYVPLLPEVASGVLEPRRVTVSLPDTLPGVRVVLGEIDQIDLPDRRICYVDGEGDRAELSYDRLIVSIGSVNKLLPIPGANEHAHGFRTLPEALYLRDHLTRQIELADLSDDPAERATRCTFVVVGAGYTGTEVAAHCVSATDLLVRRHPRLAGQQVRWLLLDLADRVLPELDQRMSVTAQKVLDARGVETRFGTSVREATSDGVHLSDGEFIPTRSLIWCVGVRPDPVVDDLGLTTLKGRLVVDEFLAVPQHPEVYACGDAAAVPDPNRPGEVTPMTAQHAVRQGKLAAQNVAASYGHGSFRPYRHKDLGFVVDLGGAQAAANPLHVPISGPLAKAVTRGYHLASIPGNRIRVAADWTLESLLSRQGVQLGLVPPAAVPLDTASPELVHPVGR